In a genomic window of Streptomyces sp. BHT-5-2:
- a CDS encoding SAV_2336 N-terminal domain-related protein, with translation MAAEGGGAQAGERAGDGGRAGRIGAARAVFAAAGVELDRHALLDALWLATHLPAGQDSAPVARALGPTAPRAAAGAANEPPPPAAQLAPPRAADAPEGAPRDILPLDRLGGDLHAAPAPAAPRRRTVRKAPPPAPSGAALPVRAPEAKALAGELRIGRALRPLRQRRATTRFQEFDEAATAAALAESGLPDVVLRPGQERWLDLVLLVDDGVSMLLWRRLAVEWRGMMQRVGAFRTVRVHGLDTRGPDAPVLRGRPFDPDAGTLSPSVLADPSGRTLVLLLSDGMGAAWRDGRLHRLLARWSAQGPVAVLHALPPRLWQGSGIRAGRWLVTTRRRGAAGASWSINDPVLPAELAPFPGLPVPVLESSAGPVAAWARLLASAGGTMELPLLEGPVGRAAGPPAEDGTDGVRRFRAAASPEAYRLAAHLAAVSPASVPVMRLVQRAVEADTAHLAEVFLGGLMRPAPAPVAGPLRDQHRIFDFPDAVRSALLDAVATPELLRTGREIGHRLNQLAGRSPDFPAWLAHPDGMDRLPAGSRAFSSVERRLMARLGASFATVPEEDDGTEPVGPDGWRPLSARDPRRLGRYTLHGRRLGTRSVVYLGRNARGEEAALRVVRPDVPPDEARALLATEAVALRRLGGQYAPWLLEADPDGEPPYLAMRIYAPSDDPDAGPPPQLGALLRPEHGSRLRRDTLLSIAYGWHLAAAVRLCHLQGLVLPELTERSVHVVGRTLMLTGLGRCVVDGEFRARGAEAVPTMADNVRSLGEILRRLGDKHRAPLTAGGGDMALWQGDTWRPLREIVLDCLSEDPAARPTAGQVAECFARYVPMAAELRDDRGSGAGTAAPPAPAAEDAAPDASDGTVPLPLDPQSQARWAEALRSARPMVRRRFLFRLAERDADERKLAAIRTPLTYCHRTTVVGVDSAVGRPTVTVALGALLADARGGGVIALDAGHGVGALDRRLHLDGYPEARSDLLSALPTILEYEEVLPFTVNGPSGLRALLRPFRGTTSAVAYEVEYRRTLDLLGRHFPVVLADRAALRSEPLPDTVLALSSRLIVVARRIGTDLDRAGQLLADLRNRGYAALADRAILAVTDLRGPDRPLWDERILERFGDHPGGLVLVPYDSRLDDREYDGKDGISLSRMRSRTYQAFQDLAALVAEDFAPPGDGEAEAAGPE, from the coding sequence ATGGCGGCGGAGGGGGGCGGGGCGCAGGCCGGCGAGCGGGCCGGTGACGGCGGGCGGGCCGGGCGGATCGGTGCGGCGCGGGCGGTGTTCGCCGCGGCCGGCGTCGAGCTGGACCGGCATGCGCTGCTCGACGCGCTGTGGCTGGCCACCCACTTGCCCGCCGGGCAGGACAGCGCGCCGGTCGCCCGCGCCCTGGGCCCGACCGCGCCCCGGGCCGCCGCGGGGGCGGCGAACGAACCCCCGCCGCCCGCGGCCCAGTTGGCGCCGCCGCGGGCCGCGGACGCCCCGGAGGGCGCCCCGCGCGACATCCTCCCACTGGACCGGCTGGGCGGTGATCTGCACGCCGCGCCGGCACCCGCCGCGCCCCGCCGCCGGACGGTCCGCAAGGCTCCGCCGCCCGCTCCGAGCGGTGCCGCGCTGCCGGTGCGCGCCCCGGAGGCCAAGGCGCTCGCCGGTGAGCTGCGCATCGGCCGGGCGCTGCGCCCGCTGCGGCAGCGCCGGGCCACCACCCGCTTCCAGGAGTTCGACGAGGCCGCGACGGCCGCGGCCCTGGCCGAGAGCGGGCTCCCGGACGTGGTGCTGCGCCCCGGCCAGGAGCGCTGGCTGGACCTGGTGCTGCTGGTGGACGACGGGGTGTCGATGCTGCTGTGGCGCCGGCTGGCGGTCGAGTGGCGGGGGATGATGCAGCGGGTCGGCGCGTTCCGCACGGTCCGGGTGCACGGGCTGGACACCCGCGGCCCGGACGCCCCGGTGCTGCGGGGCCGCCCGTTCGACCCGGACGCCGGCACGCTGTCGCCGTCGGTGCTCGCCGACCCGTCGGGCCGGACCCTGGTGCTGCTGCTCAGCGACGGGATGGGCGCGGCCTGGCGGGACGGTCGGCTGCACCGGCTGCTGGCGCGCTGGTCGGCCCAGGGCCCGGTGGCGGTACTGCACGCGCTGCCGCCGCGGCTGTGGCAGGGCTCGGGCATCCGGGCCGGCCGCTGGCTGGTGACGACCCGCCGGCGCGGCGCCGCCGGGGCGTCGTGGAGCATCAACGACCCGGTGCTCCCTGCCGAGTTGGCGCCGTTCCCGGGACTCCCGGTGCCGGTTCTGGAGAGCTCCGCGGGGCCCGTCGCCGCCTGGGCGCGGCTGCTGGCCTCGGCCGGCGGGACGATGGAACTGCCGCTGCTGGAGGGCCCGGTGGGCCGGGCGGCCGGGCCACCGGCGGAGGACGGCACGGACGGCGTCCGCCGGTTCCGGGCCGCGGCCTCCCCGGAGGCGTACCGCCTCGCCGCCCACCTCGCGGCGGTCTCCCCGGCCTCGGTGCCGGTGATGCGGCTGGTGCAGCGCGCGGTGGAGGCGGACACCGCCCATCTGGCGGAGGTGTTCCTCGGCGGGCTGATGCGGCCGGCGCCGGCGCCGGTGGCCGGTCCGCTGCGGGACCAGCACCGGATCTTCGACTTCCCCGACGCGGTCAGGTCCGCGCTGCTGGACGCCGTCGCGACCCCGGAACTCCTGCGCACCGGGCGGGAGATCGGCCACCGGCTGAACCAGCTCGCCGGCCGCTCCCCCGACTTCCCCGCCTGGCTCGCCCACCCCGACGGGATGGACCGACTGCCGGCCGGCTCCCGGGCGTTCTCCTCGGTGGAGCGGCGGCTGATGGCCCGACTGGGCGCCTCGTTCGCCACGGTGCCGGAGGAGGACGACGGCACGGAGCCGGTGGGCCCGGACGGCTGGCGGCCACTCTCCGCCCGCGATCCGCGCCGGCTCGGCCGGTACACCCTGCACGGCCGCCGGCTCGGCACCCGTTCCGTCGTCTACCTGGGGCGGAACGCACGCGGAGAGGAGGCCGCGCTCCGCGTCGTCCGGCCCGATGTGCCGCCCGACGAGGCACGGGCACTGCTGGCCACGGAGGCGGTCGCGCTGCGCCGCCTGGGCGGGCAGTACGCACCGTGGCTGCTGGAGGCCGATCCGGACGGCGAGCCGCCCTATCTCGCGATGCGGATCTACGCCCCGTCGGACGATCCGGATGCCGGGCCGCCACCGCAGTTGGGCGCGCTGCTGCGGCCGGAGCACGGCTCCCGGCTGCGGCGCGACACCCTGCTGTCGATCGCCTACGGCTGGCATCTGGCGGCCGCGGTGCGCCTGTGCCATCTGCAGGGCCTGGTGCTGCCGGAGTTGACGGAGCGGTCGGTGCACGTCGTCGGGCGCACGCTGATGCTGACCGGCCTGGGGCGGTGCGTCGTGGACGGGGAGTTCCGGGCCCGGGGCGCCGAGGCGGTGCCCACCATGGCGGACAACGTCCGGTCCCTCGGGGAGATCCTGCGCCGGCTCGGCGACAAGCACCGCGCGCCGCTCACCGCGGGCGGCGGGGACATGGCGCTGTGGCAGGGGGACACCTGGCGCCCGCTGCGGGAGATCGTCCTCGACTGCCTGTCCGAGGACCCGGCCGCGCGCCCGACGGCCGGTCAGGTCGCCGAGTGCTTCGCCCGGTACGTGCCGATGGCGGCGGAACTACGGGACGACCGCGGCTCGGGCGCCGGTACCGCCGCTCCGCCCGCCCCCGCGGCAGAGGACGCCGCGCCCGACGCATCCGACGGCACGGTGCCGCTCCCGCTGGACCCGCAGTCCCAGGCACGGTGGGCGGAAGCCCTGCGCTCGGCGCGGCCGATGGTCCGCCGCCGCTTCCTGTTCCGCCTGGCGGAGCGGGACGCCGACGAGCGGAAGCTGGCGGCGATCCGCACACCGCTGACGTACTGCCACCGGACCACGGTCGTGGGCGTGGACAGCGCTGTCGGCCGGCCCACCGTCACGGTCGCTCTGGGGGCGCTGCTGGCGGATGCCCGGGGCGGCGGGGTGATCGCGCTGGACGCGGGCCACGGGGTCGGCGCGCTGGACCGCCGACTGCATCTCGATGGCTACCCGGAGGCGCGCTCCGACCTGCTGTCCGCGCTGCCCACGATCCTGGAGTACGAGGAGGTGCTGCCCTTCACCGTCAACGGGCCGTCGGGACTGCGGGCGCTGCTCCGGCCCTTCCGCGGGACCACCTCCGCGGTCGCGTACGAAGTGGAGTACCGGCGGACGCTGGACCTGCTCGGCCGGCACTTCCCGGTCGTCCTCGCGGACCGGGCCGCGCTGCGCAGCGAGCCGCTCCCGGACACCGTGCTCGCCCTGAGCAGCCGGCTGATCGTGGTGGCGCGGCGGATCGGGACGGACCTGGACCGGGCCGGGCAGTTGCTGGCGGACCTGCGGAACCGCGGCTACGCGGCGCTCGCGGACCGGGCGATCCTGGCCGTCACCGACCTCCGCGGCCCGGACCGCCCGCTGTGGGACGAACGGATCCTGGAACGGTTCGGCGACCACCCCGGCGGACTGGTCCTGGTCCCCTACGACTCGCGCCTCGACGACCGGGAGTACGACGGCAAGGACGGGATCAGCCTCTCCCGGATGCGGTCCCGGACCTACCAGGCGTTCCAGGATCTCGCCGCGCTGGTGGCGGAGGACTTCGCCCCGCCCGGTGACGGAGAAGCCGAGGCGGCGGGGCCGGAGTGA